In the Capsicum annuum cultivar UCD-10X-F1 unplaced genomic scaffold, UCD10Xv1.1 ctg66135, whole genome shotgun sequence genome, TTGTGAAGACTCCAATTCCGGAAAGTGGTTGGGAAATGATAGAAAGAGCATTCTTGGAGGAAGCAGGACCGCGGATGATTTTGGAACCATTAGGTGGAAAAATGAATGAAATCTCTGAATCTGAAACTCCATTCCCTCATAGAAAAGGGAATTTGTATAATATTCAGCACACGGTAGGCTGGTCTGACAACAGTGAGAGCATATCAAGCCAGAAGATGGCATGGTTGAGGAAACTGTACAAGGAAATGGAGCCATATGTTGCAAAATCTCCAAGAACTGCTTACCTGAATTACAAGGACCTTGATTTCGGGACTAATCAAGAGGACTACAGCTATTCAAAGGCCAAAATGTGGGGTGAGAAGTATTTCAATGGGAACTTTGAGAGGTTGGCTAAAGTAAAGAGTAAGGTGGATCCCAACAATTTCTTCAAACATGAACAAAGTATTCCACCTTATTCTTACTATCTAATAGCTGAACAAGACTAGAGTGCATGTTAGTATTAAACTAAACATCCCAACCCTGTTTCAAGTTTTACAAATCAAATACTCCTTTAACTGGTTCCCTCCCCTCTTTGTAAcaaatttcatttcaattttacATGATCTTTCACAGAATCTTCTGCTTTTCCAAAAGATGTGTGGCTTCAAcaggataaaaaaaaaatcattcgcGCTCGACAGTTATACCAAAATGTTAAACACAAACAATATGTCTttccaattatttatttattaattaactCAGATCGTATGTAAACACTTGATTAAATTTAACAACCCCTAGAAATCATTAAATTCTCTTGTTTTATGCAACATGTGTTTTCAAGCTCAACAAAAATCAACAGCGTTGTTCTTTGACAATTCCAATCAAAATCATTAGGATAGACAAGATAAGTTCAACGGAACGGTGCCCATTCGTCAATTCCAATTATAAATAATCGACAGATCTTCATTTTTTTCCTACAATTACACCTATCTCaatcttttttaaatttagttatgtGCTCGTAAATT is a window encoding:
- the LOC124893833 gene encoding berberine bridge enzyme-like 22 — its product is MIERAFLEEAGPRMILEPLGGKMNEISESETPFPHRKGNLYNIQHTVGWSDNSESISSQKMAWLRKLYKEMEPYVAKSPRTAYLNYKDLDFGTNQEDYSYSKAKMWGEKYFNGNFE